The Fructilactobacillus myrtifloralis genome contains a region encoding:
- the greA gene encoding transcription elongation factor GreA, whose translation MAEDKVYPMTKEGKVKLEAELEDLKTNQRPHVIEQIKIARSYGDLSENSEYKSAKNEQALLESRINTVEHMLQFAEVVDEEQTASDEVSVGKTVEFKELPDEDPETYQIVGAAEADPLSGKVSNDSPIAKGLLGHKVGEEVDIEIPDGVMHVQIISVK comes from the coding sequence ATGGCTGAAGATAAAGTATATCCAATGACCAAAGAGGGGAAAGTTAAGCTTGAAGCCGAATTAGAAGATTTAAAGACTAATCAGCGCCCCCACGTGATTGAACAAATTAAGATTGCCAGAAGTTATGGTGATTTATCCGAAAATTCAGAATACAAATCAGCAAAAAACGAACAAGCACTATTAGAAAGTCGGATTAATACCGTGGAACACATGCTCCAGTTTGCTGAGGTAGTGGACGAAGAACAAACTGCCAGCGACGAAGTGAGCGTGGGAAAAACGGTTGAGTTTAAGGAACTCCCGGACGAGGATCCGGAAACGTACCAAATCGTCGGGGCAGCGGAAGCTGATCCGTTATCAGGCAAGGTCTCAAACGACTCTCCAATTGCCAAGGGCTTATTAGGTCACAAGGTTGGCGAAGAAGTTGACATTGAGATTCCCGACGGTGTGATGCACGTGCAAATCATTTCGGTTAAATAG
- a CDS encoding winged helix-turn-helix transcriptional regulator, producing MGKKRMRDEACLCASFQEAFRILGRKWNGMIIQSLLVSGPLRFGELALKVADCSDRVLTARLKELQACGIVTRKTSADSALILYDLTPKGQDLRPVMEATHAWADKWCNQHDEA from the coding sequence ATGGGAAAAAAACGAATGCGGGATGAAGCTTGTCTATGTGCTAGTTTTCAGGAAGCGTTTCGAATTTTGGGACGAAAGTGGAACGGAATGATCATTCAGTCACTATTGGTAAGTGGTCCACTGCGGTTTGGAGAACTAGCTTTAAAGGTTGCTGATTGTAGCGACCGGGTCTTGACGGCACGGTTGAAAGAACTGCAAGCGTGTGGGATTGTGACCCGCAAAACCAGTGCTGACTCGGCTCTGATTTTGTACGATTTAACCCCCAAGGGGCAAGATTTGCGTCCGGTGATGGAAGCCACCCACGCCTGGGCCGATAAGTGGTGTAATCAGCATGATGAGGCTTGA
- the pheS gene encoding phenylalanine--tRNA ligase subunit alpha, with the protein MSLQTELETIKENGLQQIAAAPDQKTLNQIKVKLLGKKGSITTTLRGIADLPVAERPVVGSLANQVRDQLTQALQTKLTDLETAAMNQQLAAEKIDVTLPGDHIPFGHPHVIQKIIDEIEDIFIGMGYQVLSGPEVEEEYYNFEMMNLPKDHPARDMQDTFYITKEILMRTHTSPMQARALETHDFSTGPLKMISPGVVFRRDTDDPTHSHQFHQVEGIVIDKHITMADLKGTLAAMTHALFGDKFAVRLRPSYFPFTEPSVEADITCMNCGGKGCPVCKGSGWIEVLGAGMVHPNVLKMAGVDPETYGGFAFGVGPDRFAMLKYGVNDIRDFYLNNLKFLTQFD; encoded by the coding sequence ATGAGTTTGCAAACAGAATTAGAAACAATTAAGGAGAACGGGTTGCAACAAATTGCAGCTGCGCCGGATCAGAAAACCCTTAATCAAATTAAAGTGAAGTTACTCGGGAAAAAGGGGTCGATTACAACCACGCTCCGCGGCATCGCCGACTTACCGGTAGCTGAACGGCCCGTCGTGGGTAGTTTAGCTAACCAGGTGCGAGATCAGCTTACGCAAGCGCTACAAACTAAGTTAACCGACTTAGAAACGGCGGCCATGAACCAGCAACTAGCGGCTGAAAAAATTGACGTTACTTTACCCGGGGACCATATTCCGTTTGGCCACCCCCACGTCATTCAAAAAATTATCGATGAAATTGAGGATATTTTCATTGGAATGGGCTATCAGGTTTTAAGCGGTCCAGAGGTGGAAGAAGAATACTATAACTTTGAAATGATGAACCTACCAAAGGATCATCCCGCTCGTGATATGCAGGACACGTTTTACATCACGAAGGAAATTTTAATGCGGACGCATACCTCGCCCATGCAAGCTCGGGCGTTAGAAACCCACGATTTTTCCACGGGACCTTTGAAAATGATTTCTCCAGGGGTGGTTTTTCGGCGTGATACTGATGATCCGACTCATTCACACCAGTTCCATCAAGTTGAAGGAATTGTCATTGACAAACACATTACGATGGCCGATCTCAAGGGGACCCTGGCAGCCATGACGCACGCGTTATTTGGAGACAAGTTTGCGGTCCGGCTTCGCCCGAGTTATTTCCCATTTACAGAACCATCGGTCGAAGCCGACATTACCTGCATGAATTGTGGGGGCAAGGGCTGCCCAGTTTGTAAGGGTTCCGGTTGGATCGAAGTCTTAGGAGCCGGCATGGTGCACCCCAACGTTTTGAAGATGGCTGGAGTTGATCCCGAAACCTACGGCGGGTTTGCCTTTGGTGTTGGTCCGGATCGCTTTGCCATGTTGAAGTATGGAGTTAACGACATTCGTGATTTCTATTTGAATAATCTGAAGTTCTTAACGCAGTTTGATTAA
- the udk gene encoding uridine kinase, translating into METKQTRPVIIGVTGGSSSGKTTVSRAILQRLLGHSISIIQQDSYYKDQTDLSMAERKKVNYDHPDAFDNDLLVDQLRRLLNYETIEKPVYDYTEFTRSPKTERQAPTDVIILEGILTLNDPRLRDLMDIKVFVDTADDIRLIRRIQRDTKERGRSLDSVIQQYLGTVRPMYQQFVEPSKRYADIIIPRGGKNNVAIDLLATKIKAILGTDDEDPVIAD; encoded by the coding sequence ATGGAAACAAAACAAACGCGTCCGGTCATTATTGGTGTAACGGGCGGATCTAGTAGTGGCAAAACGACGGTTAGTCGCGCAATCTTACAACGGTTATTGGGACACTCGATTTCAATTATTCAACAGGATTCATACTACAAAGATCAAACTGATTTAAGCATGGCGGAACGTAAAAAGGTTAATTATGACCATCCCGATGCCTTCGATAATGATTTGTTGGTTGATCAGTTACGCCGGTTGTTAAACTACGAAACGATTGAAAAACCAGTGTATGACTACACGGAGTTTACGCGTAGCCCGAAGACGGAACGGCAGGCGCCTACGGATGTGATTATTTTGGAAGGCATTTTAACCCTGAATGATCCCCGCCTACGGGATCTGATGGACATTAAGGTCTTTGTCGATACGGCCGATGACATCCGGTTAATTCGAAGAATCCAGCGGGATACCAAGGAACGCGGGCGTTCGCTTGATTCAGTGATTCAACAGTACTTAGGGACCGTCCGGCCCATGTACCAGCAGTTCGTAGAGCCCTCGAAACGTTATGCCGACATTATCATTCCGCGGGGTGGTAAAAATAACGTTGCCATTGATTTGTTGGCCACCAAAATTAAGGCAATTTTGGGGACGGATGATGAAGACCCGGTAATTGCCGACTAA
- a CDS encoding peptidoglycan D,D-transpeptidase FtsI family protein, with amino-acid sequence MKRSNIVGNFFSRFFKKKTRTSRHENGNKRIPFRLNLIFALVGILFAVLIWKLADLQLIQGNYFKSIVNKNNSSTVYGNVQRGMIYDSTGKLLAGNKTERAITYTRGPKVTVNDMYQVANRLSKIIQVPTKKLTKKQMAQFYLASSEHQKQMATKVPNHQDLNPDQLVEAELKLAQKKPPYQATDQFKNAAAIYTSMSGAYRLTTTYVKYDHVTNQEIAKVGEHAKQLPGVQVGTNWTREYPDGKEIQPITGTVTSNQAGLPESRMNQLLSQGYSQNESAGNNSLEEQYEPVLRGSKSQTEIKLNSDNQIIKAVKKYPGRRGDNLQLSINAKFQKELQEMVKNAQPGGNATGTYAVVMNPNNGAIIGMAGVNRDPKTGKVSQNDLGVMNNSITMGSVVKGATIYGAFKSKVITPESSTLTDMPIKNGGSTKSSWFNKNGSANLPLTAADALEVSSNSYMMQLAMKEGGFHYVPGAPLNLSPNIFNIERGYFNQFGLGVKTGIDLPNETTGIKGPGGYANIGKSLDESFGNYDGYTTLQVAQYMSTIANGGYRLRPHVVQNVRSTNAKNGKLGAIRETIMPQALNTVPMSTDELRVLKQGFYQVVHGHSKYKTGGALAELNPEVSAKTGTAQTFYNGQATTTLSLASYAPSDHPQVVVALAMTNLPDNAESNNTDLAKNIYRAYWKDVQHTDK; translated from the coding sequence ATGAAGAGGAGCAACATCGTGGGTAATTTCTTTAGTCGATTTTTTAAGAAAAAAACACGAACTAGTCGACATGAAAATGGAAATAAGCGAATTCCCTTTCGCTTAAATTTAATCTTTGCTTTAGTGGGTATTTTGTTCGCGGTGCTAATCTGGAAACTAGCGGACCTCCAACTAATTCAGGGAAACTACTTCAAGTCGATCGTGAATAAAAACAACAGTTCAACGGTTTATGGAAACGTCCAACGGGGAATGATTTATGATTCCACCGGAAAGCTTCTGGCGGGAAATAAAACCGAACGGGCGATTACCTATACGCGGGGACCTAAAGTGACGGTAAACGATATGTATCAGGTAGCAAACCGGTTAAGTAAGATCATTCAGGTGCCAACAAAGAAGCTGACGAAAAAGCAAATGGCTCAGTTCTATTTAGCAAGTAGTGAGCACCAGAAGCAAATGGCTACCAAGGTTCCCAACCATCAAGATTTAAATCCGGATCAATTGGTTGAAGCAGAATTAAAACTCGCGCAAAAGAAACCACCATACCAAGCAACGGATCAATTTAAGAACGCCGCTGCCATTTATACGTCAATGAGTGGGGCCTACCGCTTGACCACGACGTACGTTAAGTATGATCACGTCACTAATCAGGAAATTGCCAAGGTTGGTGAGCATGCGAAGCAGCTGCCCGGAGTCCAAGTGGGGACGAACTGGACCCGGGAATATCCGGATGGAAAAGAAATTCAGCCGATTACCGGGACGGTAACGTCTAATCAGGCTGGTTTACCAGAGAGCCGGATGAACCAACTGCTGTCGCAGGGTTACTCACAAAATGAATCGGCTGGAAATAACAGCTTGGAAGAACAGTACGAACCGGTTCTACGGGGCTCAAAATCCCAAACAGAGATTAAGCTCAATAGTGATAACCAAATCATTAAGGCCGTGAAGAAATATCCAGGTCGACGGGGAGACAACCTCCAGCTTTCGATTAACGCGAAGTTCCAAAAGGAACTGCAGGAGATGGTTAAAAACGCCCAACCCGGCGGAAATGCAACGGGAACCTATGCCGTTGTCATGAATCCGAACAACGGGGCCATCATTGGGATGGCCGGGGTAAACCGGGATCCAAAGACCGGGAAAGTCAGTCAAAATGATCTGGGGGTCATGAATAACTCGATCACCATGGGATCCGTGGTGAAGGGAGCAACCATTTATGGAGCCTTCAAGAGCAAGGTTATTACCCCGGAAAGTAGTACGTTAACCGATATGCCGATTAAAAATGGGGGCAGTACCAAGAGTTCGTGGTTTAATAAAAACGGCTCGGCTAACCTTCCGTTAACGGCGGCTGATGCCCTAGAAGTATCCTCAAACTCTTACATGATGCAGTTGGCCATGAAAGAAGGCGGCTTCCACTACGTTCCAGGGGCGCCGTTAAACTTGAGTCCGAACATCTTTAACATCGAACGCGGCTACTTTAACCAGTTCGGATTAGGGGTGAAGACTGGAATTGATTTACCAAACGAAACGACCGGGATTAAGGGACCAGGGGGCTATGCCAACATTGGGAAGTCTCTAGATGAATCCTTCGGGAACTACGATGGTTATACTACCTTACAAGTTGCCCAGTACATGTCGACCATTGCAAACGGTGGTTACCGGTTACGTCCTCACGTAGTGCAAAACGTCCGGAGTACGAATGCGAAAAACGGTAAACTGGGAGCAATCCGGGAAACGATTATGCCGCAAGCCCTGAACACGGTACCGATGAGTACGGACGAATTGCGGGTCTTAAAGCAAGGATTCTACCAAGTGGTCCACGGGCACAGCAAGTACAAGACCGGGGGCGCATTGGCCGAATTAAACCCAGAAGTATCTGCTAAAACGGGGACGGCGCAAACCTTCTATAATGGACAGGCGACGACTACGTTGAGTTTAGCTTCATACGCACCGTCTGATCATCCGCAGGTCGTGGTTGCCTTGGCAATGACGAACCTACCTGATAATGCCGAAAGCAATAATACGGACCTGGCCAAAAACATTTACCGGGCTTACTGGAAAGACGTCCAGCACACCGATAAGTAG
- the pheT gene encoding phenylalanine--tRNA ligase subunit beta produces MLLSYDWISKYLNLELDPVALGEKIERTSVEVDSVKRRQDGLKKLIVGEIVSIEKHPDAGHLNICQVQVGPDAIQQIVCGAPNVAVGKKVIVAMPGARVAGNVKIKKAKMRGVKSDGMLCALDEIGFPKDVVPDEWKDGIYFLPDDAELGAPVYPYLGMDDAMLDLDVTPNRGDMLSMRGVVYDLAAVLNEPAQFEVTPEAATGTEPSSAAIAATADAQLASQYHVQVVKNVQVHPSPLWLQIRLWNAGIKPINNVVDVTNYVMLLLGQPLHAYDLNQLPSADLSVRAAQPGEKITTLDEQARELTDQDVVIASGNQPVALAGLMGGTATRVTADTTDVVLEAAVFDPVRTRKMAQAENLQTDASQRFERGVDQGNVVNALHYAAGLLQTIAGGTASQGAVTGSQANVTPQVIKITPARINHVLGTDLSANTIQSIFTCLGFTVTETDQTMEVTVPTRCWDIHIDADLIEEVARIYGYDQLPQTLPVTQTTAGGLTPAQRLMRHSRQTLQGAGLNHAISYSLTTPEKAGMFLLQPNFATTLQWPMTKDHSVLRMNLVSGLLDDIAYNQARGVENVPLYEQGRVFAKQSAEQVRPLEIEHVAAAISGTLPTPTWNQHPQPVDFFALKGILAQYLQTLSLQGTITYEATDQIAEMHPGRTALVKLDGAVLGFIGQVHPQVAKQFKIKPTYVFDLDLDQLIQAPKREAQYQVVSSLPGIKRDVAMLVAENVTNAEVTQLIWQRGGAYLHDVNLFDVYVGEHVPEGKKSLAYTLSFENPAATLQDDVVNQALAKVEQYLKSELHAEIR; encoded by the coding sequence ATGTTACTTTCGTATGATTGGATCAGTAAGTATCTAAACCTTGAGCTGGATCCCGTCGCCCTCGGCGAAAAAATTGAACGAACCTCAGTGGAGGTGGACTCGGTTAAACGGCGCCAGGATGGTTTGAAAAAGTTAATTGTTGGAGAAATTGTCAGCATTGAAAAGCATCCTGATGCTGGACACTTGAACATTTGTCAAGTCCAGGTTGGTCCGGATGCAATTCAACAAATTGTGTGTGGGGCTCCCAACGTGGCCGTTGGTAAAAAGGTGATTGTTGCGATGCCCGGGGCCCGTGTGGCTGGCAACGTAAAAATCAAAAAGGCCAAAATGCGGGGCGTGAAATCGGATGGCATGTTGTGTGCGTTAGATGAAATTGGCTTTCCCAAGGACGTCGTTCCAGACGAATGGAAGGATGGCATCTACTTTTTACCGGATGATGCCGAGTTAGGAGCACCGGTTTATCCTTACTTAGGGATGGATGATGCCATGTTGGATCTAGACGTGACGCCTAACCGCGGTGACATGCTCAGTATGCGGGGGGTAGTGTATGACTTAGCCGCTGTTTTAAACGAACCAGCCCAGTTTGAGGTGACTCCGGAGGCGGCTACTGGGACCGAACCGAGTTCCGCCGCAATTGCTGCCACCGCTGATGCACAACTGGCATCCCAATATCACGTGCAAGTGGTTAAAAACGTGCAGGTTCATCCGAGCCCGTTGTGGTTACAAATTCGCCTGTGGAACGCAGGCATTAAACCCATTAACAACGTAGTTGATGTTACGAACTACGTGATGTTACTGCTGGGACAACCATTACATGCGTATGATTTAAACCAACTGCCAAGTGCAGATTTAAGCGTTCGTGCGGCCCAACCGGGCGAAAAAATCACGACGTTGGATGAACAAGCTCGGGAACTAACGGACCAAGACGTCGTCATTGCCAGTGGCAACCAACCGGTGGCGTTGGCCGGTCTGATGGGGGGCACGGCCACTCGGGTAACCGCGGATACCACGGATGTTGTGTTAGAGGCAGCAGTCTTTGATCCGGTTCGGACGAGAAAAATGGCGCAAGCTGAAAACTTGCAAACAGACGCTTCCCAGCGCTTTGAACGGGGCGTTGATCAGGGAAACGTAGTCAACGCCTTACACTATGCAGCGGGCTTACTGCAAACCATTGCTGGGGGCACTGCCAGCCAGGGAGCGGTAACCGGGAGCCAAGCCAACGTTACTCCGCAGGTAATTAAGATTACGCCTGCTCGAATTAATCACGTGTTAGGGACCGATTTGAGTGCTAACACCATTCAGTCCATCTTTACCTGCCTCGGATTTACGGTGACAGAAACGGATCAGACCATGGAGGTCACCGTTCCAACCCGGTGCTGGGATATTCACATTGATGCGGATCTGATTGAAGAAGTGGCTCGGATTTACGGGTACGATCAACTCCCACAAACGCTCCCCGTTACCCAAACAACGGCGGGCGGTTTAACCCCGGCGCAACGCTTAATGCGCCACTCGCGGCAAACTTTACAAGGAGCAGGATTGAACCACGCAATTTCGTACTCACTGACGACTCCCGAAAAGGCGGGGATGTTTCTACTGCAGCCGAACTTTGCCACGACCCTGCAGTGGCCCATGACTAAGGATCACTCGGTCTTACGGATGAACCTGGTTAGTGGGTTACTGGATGACATTGCTTACAACCAGGCCCGGGGCGTGGAAAATGTGCCGTTGTATGAACAGGGACGGGTCTTTGCCAAGCAGTCCGCCGAACAAGTACGCCCATTAGAAATTGAGCACGTTGCGGCCGCCATTTCGGGGACCTTACCTACCCCGACGTGGAACCAGCACCCGCAACCAGTGGACTTCTTTGCGTTGAAGGGAATCCTGGCCCAGTACCTGCAAACCTTGTCGCTCCAAGGGACCATTACGTACGAAGCAACTGACCAAATTGCAGAGATGCATCCCGGGCGGACGGCGCTTGTGAAATTGGATGGGGCCGTACTAGGCTTTATCGGGCAGGTTCATCCGCAGGTCGCAAAACAGTTTAAAATTAAACCGACCTACGTCTTTGATTTAGATCTGGATCAGTTAATTCAGGCGCCGAAACGCGAAGCCCAATACCAAGTGGTTAGTTCGTTACCTGGAATTAAACGGGATGTGGCCATGTTAGTGGCAGAAAACGTGACTAACGCGGAAGTAACCCAGCTCATTTGGCAACGTGGGGGAGCCTACCTCCACGATGTCAACCTCTTTGATGTTTACGTTGGTGAACACGTGCCAGAAGGGAAAAAGTCACTGGCATATACCCTGAGCTTTGAAAATCCAGCAGCCACCCTTCAAGATGACGTAGTTAACCAGGCGCTGGCAAAGGTGGAACAATACTTGAAATCTGAGTTACATGCAGAAATCCGATAG
- a CDS encoding 5-formyltetrahydrofolate cyclo-ligase, producing the protein MKTAIRTTVLHKLAQQAQPASRFTELYQRLFATSVWQEAQVVAVTISLPHELPTQPMISQAQRQGKLVVIPRTVPHRELRFYPLTPKTCLAKTKFGVWEPQNGTALTKDQIDLVLVPGVAFCRHNHHRIGYGGGFYDRFLASFPGQTIALAQREQVVEQPWTPDPFDVPVQQLLVEDEHG; encoded by the coding sequence ATGAAGACAGCAATTCGGACCACGGTTTTACACAAGTTAGCACAGCAAGCGCAACCGGCCAGTCGGTTTACAGAGCTCTATCAGCGGTTGTTTGCAACGTCAGTCTGGCAGGAGGCGCAGGTGGTGGCGGTAACCATTAGTCTTCCGCATGAATTACCGACGCAGCCCATGATTAGCCAGGCCCAGCGACAGGGAAAACTGGTGGTAATTCCCCGCACGGTTCCACATCGCGAACTGCGCTTTTATCCACTGACTCCGAAGACCTGCTTAGCCAAGACGAAGTTTGGAGTGTGGGAACCGCAAAACGGGACCGCCCTTACCAAGGACCAAATTGACCTCGTACTGGTGCCAGGGGTAGCTTTTTGTAGGCACAATCACCACCGCATTGGTTATGGTGGGGGCTTTTACGACCGGTTTTTAGCGTCATTTCCGGGGCAGACCATTGCCCTGGCGCAACGAGAACAGGTAGTAGAACAGCCGTGGACTCCGGATCCCTTTGATGTCCCCGTCCAACAATTACTGGTGGAGGATGAACATGGATAA
- a CDS encoding TrmH family RNA methyltransferase codes for MERINSKQNQRIKTVKKLTTAKGRKQQHQYLLESWHLVQAALEALPATDIVMVYATDDQYLAHGAALTDQPVTLISEAVAQELGDTQTPQGIFLVCELPDVVNTIAPKGAWLLLDHVQDPGNIGTMVRTADAVGFRGVVFGTGTASPYHSKVLRAMQGSQFHLQVVEQALPTVIKQFQEHQVPIYGTELNPAAVNYRTITPQTDFALIMGNEGNGMDQALLQQTTKNLYIPIQGHAESLNVAIAAAVIMFRITAH; via the coding sequence ATGGAACGAATTAATTCGAAACAAAACCAACGAATTAAAACTGTAAAAAAATTAACCACGGCGAAGGGGCGCAAGCAGCAACACCAATATTTATTGGAAAGCTGGCATTTAGTGCAGGCGGCCTTAGAGGCGTTGCCAGCCACAGACATCGTGATGGTATACGCAACCGATGATCAGTATTTGGCGCACGGGGCGGCGCTCACCGACCAACCAGTGACGCTGATTTCTGAGGCCGTTGCCCAGGAACTGGGTGACACGCAGACCCCCCAGGGAATCTTTCTCGTGTGCGAGCTACCAGACGTGGTGAATACCATTGCCCCCAAAGGAGCGTGGTTACTGTTAGACCACGTTCAGGATCCCGGTAACATTGGGACGATGGTGCGGACCGCTGATGCCGTGGGCTTTCGCGGAGTGGTGTTTGGAACTGGGACTGCCAGTCCGTACCATAGTAAGGTTTTGCGGGCCATGCAGGGGAGTCAGTTTCATTTGCAGGTCGTTGAACAGGCACTGCCCACTGTCATAAAGCAGTTTCAAGAGCACCAGGTGCCCATCTATGGGACGGAGTTAAATCCGGCGGCGGTTAACTACCGTACGATTACGCCCCAAACTGATTTTGCTCTGATCATGGGGAACGAGGGGAATGGGATGGACCAGGCGTTATTGCAACAGACCACGAAAAACTTGTATATTCCCATTCAGGGCCACGCAGAATCATTGAACGTTGCGATTGCAGCGGCGGTGATTATGTTTCGCATTACGGCACATTAA
- a CDS encoding YqgQ family protein produces the protein MKNLYDVQQLLKRFGIYVYVGKRIWDIEVMALELDHLHEARVISQTEFTAAKLVLKHEHHLEATKAQQITGGLEDGKKLNWN, from the coding sequence ATGAAGAATTTATATGATGTTCAACAGCTATTAAAACGGTTTGGAATTTATGTCTACGTGGGGAAACGCATTTGGGACATTGAAGTGATGGCCCTCGAGTTAGATCATTTGCATGAGGCACGCGTGATTTCCCAAACGGAGTTTACCGCTGCGAAGTTGGTTTTAAAGCACGAACATCACCTTGAAGCTACCAAAGCACAGCAAATAACTGGAGGATTAGAAGATGGCAAAAAACTTAATTGGAATTGA
- a CDS encoding hydrolase, with protein MTKPAWQADPEYVACVQDLLQTPAVQKLANYTQHHHSTRLKHCLYVSYESYRIAKKFHLDYRAAARGGLLHDLFYYDWRTTKFAVGSHAFIHPRVALRNAHQLTELTPKEEDIILKHMWGLTLARPKYKESVIVSLVDDYAAVHEFMHPIETKVKQVFKK; from the coding sequence ATGACAAAACCAGCTTGGCAGGCGGATCCGGAGTACGTGGCCTGTGTGCAGGACCTGTTACAAACGCCGGCGGTCCAAAAACTGGCCAACTATACCCAACACCACCATTCGACGCGGCTCAAACATTGTTTATATGTTTCCTACGAAAGTTATCGAATTGCGAAAAAGTTCCATTTAGATTACCGGGCAGCCGCCCGGGGGGGCTTGTTGCACGATTTATTTTACTATGACTGGCGCACCACCAAGTTTGCGGTCGGGAGTCATGCCTTTATTCATCCGCGGGTTGCCCTTCGTAATGCCCATCAGCTTACCGAACTAACCCCGAAGGAAGAAGATATTATCTTAAAGCACATGTGGGGATTAACGTTGGCCCGGCCGAAGTATAAAGAGAGTGTAATTGTCTCTTTGGTGGACGACTATGCGGCCGTTCATGAATTTATGCATCCAATTGAAACAAAGGTAAAACAAGTATTTAAAAAATAA
- the rpmG gene encoding 50S ribosomal protein L33 has translation MRVHITLECTECHERNYLTSKNRRNNPDRLELEKYCPRERKVTLHRETK, from the coding sequence ATGCGTGTACACATTACTTTAGAATGTACTGAATGCCACGAACGCAATTACTTAACTTCTAAAAATCGTCGTAATAATCCCGATCGGTTAGAATTAGAAAAGTATTGCCCTCGTGAGAGAAAAGTTACTTTACATCGTGAAACAAAATAA
- a CDS encoding rhomboid family intramembrane serine protease: MDKLEKQPVVTWSLIGIMVVVFGLMTLAGGTNNLTVLVQFGAEVNQLVQAGQWWRLITPIFIHIGWQHLTLNLLTLYFVGRILENVFGHVRFLLLFLGAGIIGNLFSFAFGSNTSVSAGCSTSLFGLFGAFLMLALARPHNEWIRQTARSFLVLVVLNLVSDVFLPFVNIWGHLGGLVGGFCLAFALGLPRPHLLPKKVRFFYANVLIIVIIALWIIGFKR; encoded by the coding sequence ATGGATAAACTGGAGAAACAGCCGGTCGTGACGTGGAGTTTAATTGGGATCATGGTGGTCGTGTTTGGCCTGATGACGCTGGCTGGCGGAACTAACAACCTTACGGTCCTGGTTCAATTTGGGGCCGAGGTAAATCAGTTAGTGCAAGCTGGGCAGTGGTGGCGGCTCATCACCCCGATTTTTATTCACATTGGCTGGCAGCACCTGACCCTTAATTTGCTGACCCTCTACTTCGTGGGTCGCATTTTAGAGAACGTGTTTGGGCACGTTCGCTTTTTGCTGCTGTTTTTGGGAGCGGGGATCATTGGCAACTTATTTAGTTTTGCCTTCGGTAGCAATACCAGTGTTTCCGCTGGGTGCAGTACCTCGCTCTTTGGTTTGTTTGGCGCCTTTTTGATGCTGGCCCTGGCAAGACCACATAACGAATGGATTCGCCAAACGGCGCGCTCCTTTTTGGTGTTAGTGGTACTGAATTTGGTCTCAGATGTCTTCTTGCCCTTTGTCAACATTTGGGGGCACTTAGGCGGGCTTGTGGGCGGCTTTTGCTTGGCGTTTGCCCTGGGTTTACCACGCCCACATTTATTACCGAAAAAAGTACGATTTTTTTATGCAAACGTTTTAATTATTGTTATAATAGCTTTGTGGATCATTGGATTTAAGCGGTAA